Proteins from one Haliaeetus albicilla chromosome 4, bHalAlb1.1, whole genome shotgun sequence genomic window:
- the COBLL1 gene encoding cordon-bleu protein-like 1 isoform X2, with protein MHTHTPSLLPTYAIERNSLDFNGEEKPVLSWRRKSKAPPPPSETKPSGVSLFDDTESANLIMEQKENVIDKDIELSVVLPGDVIKYTTVNGRKPMMDLLIFLCAQYHLNPSSYTIELVSAENSLIKFKPNTPVGMLEVEKVIVKPKQMDKKKPAPVIPEQTVRVVINYKKTQKTVVRVSPHSPLQELIPIICSKCEFDPSHTLLLKNYQSQEALDVTKSLNDLGLRELYAMDISRATSPVDLNLPSLQDSYQSENLDVLKEKENKGFFSFFQRSKKKKEQAASAPATPLMSKPRPTFITRSNTVSKQYDSNTLPSEMPKKRRAPLPPMPNSQSAPQELAQAQVRPASDIVKSNSFDRNEQAPLELVRKGSLPLSDAASVNSSLRRMKRKAPSPPSRAPEDQSESSSETVTESTESVPTEVEERATEMQSETGCVGVRSSEYNLEEIDEREEMSVQQREDSESTNTLLRIGEVTAAFSSAEVPLETEKNDPASSAPVPGSVSVDNSQSFKEEKQENMSTDGKGLQTKISSEQAAFEKDRKLRILDQNKTDDHSDTKLLPTTEEGKELQTAEIKTEDFRENNKLEVDRLSNCQACEYDISVSHRNYPQLIPEKQDQKTNQTSLDTVKTQDVAIQTGPLDSNLERTTQKEIVVPQGCESSTFRGLVPQHNTDINNPLLQVMDGIREDEDTSTEQNLERQEVTHEKVIPMKDQSHVCLNGSNLASPETTAKTPDGSPVKCHALYRQDTKPKPKPANEITRDYIPKIGMTTYKIVPPKSLEIMKSWESEIPSDYKDQEISTLENSLKHEDPKEFIVKAEIPHLPKSVGHSQAGSQNEPAAANDVLHRLNSISERVVTSGAEIISESNWTETQSSKQRVPLMLSLDNTNPSSETQDKSSALSPTTKPSSFYLQMQRRASGHYVTSAIARSTVCAPNSIQNEAKNTEVGKKISSPDPTSLSLHKTSTSPPPADEEKVDDGKKIESSTSAVKSNKPPSFPSCPPAPLNLRTLRTFAVPKPYSSSRPSPFALAVSSAVKRSQSFNKMRTITSQAPKEEFPGEVSSAASAAESSSPTSVPQVKNPSLQTITGGSQNSLMNKKGSNVNTEQKSQAQSGASTDHPPPVTKRQTTMTFQCSDPEQIHQSLLAAIRSGEAAAKLKRVGPPSNTISVNGRARLTHLYSTEAKADH; from the exons GAAGCCCATGATGGACTTGCTGATCTTTCTCTGTGCACAGTACCACTTAAATCCATCAAGTTATACCATAGAGTTGGTATCAGCAGAAAACAGTCTGATTAAATTTAAACCCAACACACCAGTGGGAATGCTTGAAGTGGAAAAGGTGATTGTAAAGCCAAAACAAATGGATAAGAAGAAACCTGCTCCGGTTATACCAGAG caAACAGTAAGGGTAGTGATAAACTACAAGAAGACACAGAAGACGGTAGTAAGAGTTAGTCCACATTCACCCCTTCAAGAACTCATACCAATTATCTGTAGTAAATGTGAGTTTGATCCTTCACACACTCTGCTGTTGAAGAATTACCAGTCTCAAGAAGCCCTTGATGTGACAAAATCTCTTAATGACCTTGGACTAAGAGAATTATATGCCATGGATATCAGTCGAG CCACATCACCAGTTGATTTAAATTTACCGTCTTTGCAAG acTCCTACCAATCTGAAAACTTAGATgttctgaaggagaaagaaaacaaaggatttttcagcttttttcaacgaagcaagaagaaaaaagaacaa gCTGCCAGTGCCCCAGCAACTCCATTGATGAGCAAGCCAAGGCCAACATTTATCACGAGATCTAACACTGTTAGCAAGCAGTATGATTCAAACACTCTGCCATCTGAAATGCCGAAGAAACGGAGAGCTCCTTTACCGCCTATGCCAAATTCTCAGAGCGCTCCCCAGGAACTTGCACAAGCCCAGGTCAGACCGGCATCTGATATTGTGAAATCTAACAGCTTTGATAGGAATGAACAG GCCCCTCTGGAATTAGTACGGAAGGGTTCTCTGCCGCTCAGTGACGCTGCTTCCGTGAACAGCTCTCTACGAAGGATGAAGCGCAAAGCACCCTCACCACCCTCTAGAGCACCAGAAGATCAAAGTGAAAGCAGTAGTGAGACTG TAACAGAGTCAACAGAATCAGTCCCTACTGAAGTGGAAGAAAGAGCCACCGAAATGCAGTCTGAAACAGGTTG tGTAGGTGTAAGGAGCTCAGAGTACAACCTGGAAGAAATTGATGAAAGGGAAGAGATGAGTGTGCAACAGAGAGAGGACAGTGAAAGTACAAATACCTTGCTCAGGATAGGAGAGGTTACTGCAGCCTTCAGCTCTGCTGAGGTACcactggaaactgaaaaaaatgatcCTGCTTCATCAGCTCCAGTTCCTGGCAGTGTTTCTGTAGACAACTCACAAAgcttcaaggaagaaaaacaagaaaatatgaGCACAGATGGCAA AGGACTACAGACTAAGATAAGCAGTGAGCAAGCTGCATTTGAAAAAGACAGGAAGCTTAGAATTTTGgatcaaaacaaaactgatg ATCACAGTGATACAAAACTCCTTCCAACAacagaagaagggaaagaacttcagacagctgaaattaaaacagaagatTTTAGAGAAAATAACAAGCTTGAAGTTGACAGACTATCAAACTGCCAGGCATGTGAATATGACATCTCTGTAAGTCATAGGAATTATCCTCAACTGATTCCAGAAAAGCAAgatcagaaaacaaatcaaaccagCTTGGACACAGTAAAAACTCAGGATGTTGCAATCCAGACAGGTCCATTGGATAGCAATTTGGAAAGGACTACACAGAAAGAAATTGTTGTACCTCAGGGTTGTGAATCATCCACATTTAGAGGACTGGTCCCTCAGCACAACACAGATATAAACAATCCCCTTCTTCAAGTGATGGATGGAATACGAGAGGATGAAGATACTTCTACAGAACAAAATCTTGAGAGACAAGAAGTTACCCATGAAAAAGTAATTCCCATGAAAGATCAGAGTCACGTTTGTTTAAATGGCAGTAATCTTGCTTCACCAGAAACAACTGCAAAAACTCCTGATGGTTCTCCTGTAAAATGTCATGCTCTGTATAGACAGGACACCAAACCTAAACCCAAGCCCGCTAATGAAATTACAAGGGATTACATACCAAAAATTGGAATGACTACTTATAAAATAGTGCCTCCAAAATCCTTAGAAATAATGAAGAGCTGGGAATCAGAAATTCCATCGGATTATAAGGATCAAGAGATATCTACTTTGGAAAACTCTCTGAAGCATGAAGACCCCAAAGAATTCATAGTGAAAGCTGAAATTCCTCATCTTCCAAAAAGTGTGGGTCATTCACAGGCTGGTTCACAAAATGAACCTGCAGCAGCAAATGATGTGCTGCACAGACTGAACAGCATTTCTGAACGTGTTGTGACGTCTGGAGCTGAGATTATTTCTGAGAGCAATTGGACGGAAACACAGTCTTCCAAACAGCGTGTCCCACTGATGCTAAGCTTGGATAATACAAATCCTTCTTCTGAGACTCAGGACAAGTCAAGTGCATTAAGTCCTACAACAAAGCCTAGTTCTTTTTATCTGCAGATGCAACGAAGAGCTTCAGGTCATTATGTGACATCTGCAATTGCCAGAAGTACAGTTTGTGCTCCTAATTCCATTCAAAATGAAGCTAAGAATAcagaggtgggaaaaaaaatctcatcacCTGATCCAACTTCTTTGTCTTTACATAAAACAAGtacttctcctcctccagcagatgaagaaaaagttgatgatggaaaaaaaattgaatctTCCACTTCTGCTGTTAAAAGCAATAAACCTCCAAGTTTTCCCTCCTGTCCACCAGCACCATTGAACCTAAGAACTCTAAGAACTTTTGCAGTTCCAAAGCCGTACTCCAGTTCGAGACCATCCCCTTTTGCTCTTGCTGTCTCATCCGCAGTCAAAAGGTCACAATCATTCAATAAGATGCGTACAATCACTAGTCAGGCACCGAAAGAGGAATTTCCTGGTGAAGTCTCCTCTGCTGCTTCAGCAGCTGAATCCTCCTCACCTACCTCCGTGCCTCAAGTGAAAAATCCTTCCTTACAGACCATAACAGGGGGGTCACAAAATAGTCTAATGAATAAG AAAGGCAGCAATGTGAATACTGAGCAGAAGAGTCAGGCGCAGTCAGGTGCTTCCACTGACCACCCACCCCCTGTCACTAAGAGACAAACCACGATGACGTTCCAGTGCTCTGACCCAGAACAGATCCACCAGAGCTTGCTGGCTGCAATCCgctctggagaagctgctgcCAAATTGAAAAGG GTTGGTCCTCCATCAAACACCATATCTGTCAATGGAAGAGCCAGGCTTACTCATTTGTATTCCACAGAAGCAAAAGCTGATCACTAG
- the COBLL1 gene encoding cordon-bleu protein-like 1 isoform X4 — MHTHTPSLLPTYAIERNSLDFNGEEKPVLSWRRKSKAPPPPSETKPSGVSLFDDTESANLIMEQKENVIDKDIELSVVLPGDVIKYTTVNGRKPMMDLLIFLCAQYHLNPSSYTIELVSAENSLIKFKPNTPVGMLEVEKVIVKPKQMDKKKPAPVIPEQTVRVVINYKKTQKTVVRVSPHSPLQELIPIICSKCEFDPSHTLLLKNYQSQEALDVTKSLNDLGLRELYAMDISRDSYQSENLDVLKEKENKGFFSFFQRSKKKKEQAASAPATPLMSKPRPTFITRSNTVSKQYDSNTLPSEMPKKRRAPLPPMPNSQSAPQELAQAQVRPASDIVKSNSFDRNEQAPLELVRKGSLPLSDAASVNSSLRRMKRKAPSPPSRAPEDQSESSSETVTESTESVPTEVEERATEMQSETGCVGVRSSEYNLEEIDEREEMSVQQREDSESTNTLLRIGEVTAAFSSAEVPLETEKNDPASSAPVPGSVSVDNSQSFKEEKQENMSTDGKGLQTKISSEQAAFEKDRKLRILDQNKTDDHSDTKLLPTTEEGKELQTAEIKTEDFRENNKLEVDRLSNCQACEYDISVSHRNYPQLIPEKQDQKTNQTSLDTVKTQDVAIQTGPLDSNLERTTQKEIVVPQGCESSTFRGLVPQHNTDINNPLLQVMDGIREDEDTSTEQNLERQEVTHEKVIPMKDQSHVCLNGSNLASPETTAKTPDGSPVKCHALYRQDTKPKPKPANEITRDYIPKIGMTTYKIVPPKSLEIMKSWESEIPSDYKDQEISTLENSLKHEDPKEFIVKAEIPHLPKSVGHSQAGSQNEPAAANDVLHRLNSISERVVTSGAEIISESNWTETQSSKQRVPLMLSLDNTNPSSETQDKSSALSPTTKPSSFYLQMQRRASGHYVTSAIARSTVCAPNSIQNEAKNTEVGKKISSPDPTSLSLHKTSTSPPPADEEKVDDGKKIESSTSAVKSNKPPSFPSCPPAPLNLRTLRTFAVPKPYSSSRPSPFALAVSSAVKRSQSFNKMRTITSQAPKEEFPGEVSSAASAAESSSPTSVPQVKNPSLQTITGGSQNSLMNKKGSNVNTEQKSQAQSGASTDHPPPVTKRQTTMTFQCSDPEQIHQSLLAAIRSGEAAAKLKRVGPPSNTISVNGRARLTHLYSTEAKADH; from the exons GAAGCCCATGATGGACTTGCTGATCTTTCTCTGTGCACAGTACCACTTAAATCCATCAAGTTATACCATAGAGTTGGTATCAGCAGAAAACAGTCTGATTAAATTTAAACCCAACACACCAGTGGGAATGCTTGAAGTGGAAAAGGTGATTGTAAAGCCAAAACAAATGGATAAGAAGAAACCTGCTCCGGTTATACCAGAG caAACAGTAAGGGTAGTGATAAACTACAAGAAGACACAGAAGACGGTAGTAAGAGTTAGTCCACATTCACCCCTTCAAGAACTCATACCAATTATCTGTAGTAAATGTGAGTTTGATCCTTCACACACTCTGCTGTTGAAGAATTACCAGTCTCAAGAAGCCCTTGATGTGACAAAATCTCTTAATGACCTTGGACTAAGAGAATTATATGCCATGGATATCAGTCGAG acTCCTACCAATCTGAAAACTTAGATgttctgaaggagaaagaaaacaaaggatttttcagcttttttcaacgaagcaagaagaaaaaagaacaa gCTGCCAGTGCCCCAGCAACTCCATTGATGAGCAAGCCAAGGCCAACATTTATCACGAGATCTAACACTGTTAGCAAGCAGTATGATTCAAACACTCTGCCATCTGAAATGCCGAAGAAACGGAGAGCTCCTTTACCGCCTATGCCAAATTCTCAGAGCGCTCCCCAGGAACTTGCACAAGCCCAGGTCAGACCGGCATCTGATATTGTGAAATCTAACAGCTTTGATAGGAATGAACAG GCCCCTCTGGAATTAGTACGGAAGGGTTCTCTGCCGCTCAGTGACGCTGCTTCCGTGAACAGCTCTCTACGAAGGATGAAGCGCAAAGCACCCTCACCACCCTCTAGAGCACCAGAAGATCAAAGTGAAAGCAGTAGTGAGACTG TAACAGAGTCAACAGAATCAGTCCCTACTGAAGTGGAAGAAAGAGCCACCGAAATGCAGTCTGAAACAGGTTG tGTAGGTGTAAGGAGCTCAGAGTACAACCTGGAAGAAATTGATGAAAGGGAAGAGATGAGTGTGCAACAGAGAGAGGACAGTGAAAGTACAAATACCTTGCTCAGGATAGGAGAGGTTACTGCAGCCTTCAGCTCTGCTGAGGTACcactggaaactgaaaaaaatgatcCTGCTTCATCAGCTCCAGTTCCTGGCAGTGTTTCTGTAGACAACTCACAAAgcttcaaggaagaaaaacaagaaaatatgaGCACAGATGGCAA AGGACTACAGACTAAGATAAGCAGTGAGCAAGCTGCATTTGAAAAAGACAGGAAGCTTAGAATTTTGgatcaaaacaaaactgatg ATCACAGTGATACAAAACTCCTTCCAACAacagaagaagggaaagaacttcagacagctgaaattaaaacagaagatTTTAGAGAAAATAACAAGCTTGAAGTTGACAGACTATCAAACTGCCAGGCATGTGAATATGACATCTCTGTAAGTCATAGGAATTATCCTCAACTGATTCCAGAAAAGCAAgatcagaaaacaaatcaaaccagCTTGGACACAGTAAAAACTCAGGATGTTGCAATCCAGACAGGTCCATTGGATAGCAATTTGGAAAGGACTACACAGAAAGAAATTGTTGTACCTCAGGGTTGTGAATCATCCACATTTAGAGGACTGGTCCCTCAGCACAACACAGATATAAACAATCCCCTTCTTCAAGTGATGGATGGAATACGAGAGGATGAAGATACTTCTACAGAACAAAATCTTGAGAGACAAGAAGTTACCCATGAAAAAGTAATTCCCATGAAAGATCAGAGTCACGTTTGTTTAAATGGCAGTAATCTTGCTTCACCAGAAACAACTGCAAAAACTCCTGATGGTTCTCCTGTAAAATGTCATGCTCTGTATAGACAGGACACCAAACCTAAACCCAAGCCCGCTAATGAAATTACAAGGGATTACATACCAAAAATTGGAATGACTACTTATAAAATAGTGCCTCCAAAATCCTTAGAAATAATGAAGAGCTGGGAATCAGAAATTCCATCGGATTATAAGGATCAAGAGATATCTACTTTGGAAAACTCTCTGAAGCATGAAGACCCCAAAGAATTCATAGTGAAAGCTGAAATTCCTCATCTTCCAAAAAGTGTGGGTCATTCACAGGCTGGTTCACAAAATGAACCTGCAGCAGCAAATGATGTGCTGCACAGACTGAACAGCATTTCTGAACGTGTTGTGACGTCTGGAGCTGAGATTATTTCTGAGAGCAATTGGACGGAAACACAGTCTTCCAAACAGCGTGTCCCACTGATGCTAAGCTTGGATAATACAAATCCTTCTTCTGAGACTCAGGACAAGTCAAGTGCATTAAGTCCTACAACAAAGCCTAGTTCTTTTTATCTGCAGATGCAACGAAGAGCTTCAGGTCATTATGTGACATCTGCAATTGCCAGAAGTACAGTTTGTGCTCCTAATTCCATTCAAAATGAAGCTAAGAATAcagaggtgggaaaaaaaatctcatcacCTGATCCAACTTCTTTGTCTTTACATAAAACAAGtacttctcctcctccagcagatgaagaaaaagttgatgatggaaaaaaaattgaatctTCCACTTCTGCTGTTAAAAGCAATAAACCTCCAAGTTTTCCCTCCTGTCCACCAGCACCATTGAACCTAAGAACTCTAAGAACTTTTGCAGTTCCAAAGCCGTACTCCAGTTCGAGACCATCCCCTTTTGCTCTTGCTGTCTCATCCGCAGTCAAAAGGTCACAATCATTCAATAAGATGCGTACAATCACTAGTCAGGCACCGAAAGAGGAATTTCCTGGTGAAGTCTCCTCTGCTGCTTCAGCAGCTGAATCCTCCTCACCTACCTCCGTGCCTCAAGTGAAAAATCCTTCCTTACAGACCATAACAGGGGGGTCACAAAATAGTCTAATGAATAAG AAAGGCAGCAATGTGAATACTGAGCAGAAGAGTCAGGCGCAGTCAGGTGCTTCCACTGACCACCCACCCCCTGTCACTAAGAGACAAACCACGATGACGTTCCAGTGCTCTGACCCAGAACAGATCCACCAGAGCTTGCTGGCTGCAATCCgctctggagaagctgctgcCAAATTGAAAAGG GTTGGTCCTCCATCAAACACCATATCTGTCAATGGAAGAGCCAGGCTTACTCATTTGTATTCCACAGAAGCAAAAGCTGATCACTAG
- the COBLL1 gene encoding cordon-bleu protein-like 1 isoform X6 yields the protein MDGRAQQAAAPPPSGKSKAPPPPSETKPSGVSLFDDTESANLIMEQKENVIDKDIELSVVLPGDVIKYTTVNGRKPMMDLLIFLCAQYHLNPSSYTIELVSAENSLIKFKPNTPVGMLEVEKVIVKPKQMDKKKPAPVIPEQTVRVVINYKKTQKTVVRVSPHSPLQELIPIICSKCEFDPSHTLLLKNYQSQEALDVTKSLNDLGLRELYAMDISRATSPVDLNLPSLQDSYQSENLDVLKEKENKGFFSFFQRSKKKKEQAASAPATPLMSKPRPTFITRSNTVSKQYDSNTLPSEMPKKRRAPLPPMPNSQSAPQELAQAQVRPASDIVKSNSFDRNEQAPLELVRKGSLPLSDAASVNSSLRRMKRKAPSPPSRAPEDQSESSSETVTESTESVPTEVEERATEMQSETGCVGVRSSEYNLEEIDEREEMSVQQREDSESTNTLLRIGEVTAAFSSAEVPLETEKNDPASSAPVPGSVSVDNSQSFKEEKQENMSTDGKGLQTKISSEQAAFEKDRKLRILDQNKTDDHSDTKLLPTTEEGKELQTAEIKTEDFRENNKLEVDRLSNCQACEYDISVSHRNYPQLIPEKQDQKTNQTSLDTVKTQDVAIQTGPLDSNLERTTQKEIVVPQGCESSTFRGLVPQHNTDINNPLLQVMDGIREDEDTSTEQNLERQEVTHEKVIPMKDQSHVCLNGSNLASPETTAKTPDGSPVKCHALYRQDTKPKPKPANEITRDYIPKIGMTTYKIVPPKSLEIMKSWESEIPSDYKDQEISTLENSLKHEDPKEFIVKAEIPHLPKSVGHSQAGSQNEPAAANDVLHRLNSISERVVTSGAEIISESNWTETQSSKQRVPLMLSLDNTNPSSETQDKSSALSPTTKPSSFYLQMQRRASGHYVTSAIARSTVCAPNSIQNEAKNTEVGKKISSPDPTSLSLHKTSTSPPPADEEKVDDGKKIESSTSAVKSNKPPSFPSCPPAPLNLRTLRTFAVPKPYSSSRPSPFALAVSSAVKRSQSFNKMRTITSQAPKEEFPGEVSSAASAAESSSPTSVPQVKNPSLQTITGGSQNSLMNKKGSNVNTEQKSQAQSGASTDHPPPVTKRQTTMTFQCSDPEQIHQSLLAAIRSGEAAAKLKRVGPPSNTISVNGRARLTHLYSTEAKADH from the exons GAAGCCCATGATGGACTTGCTGATCTTTCTCTGTGCACAGTACCACTTAAATCCATCAAGTTATACCATAGAGTTGGTATCAGCAGAAAACAGTCTGATTAAATTTAAACCCAACACACCAGTGGGAATGCTTGAAGTGGAAAAGGTGATTGTAAAGCCAAAACAAATGGATAAGAAGAAACCTGCTCCGGTTATACCAGAG caAACAGTAAGGGTAGTGATAAACTACAAGAAGACACAGAAGACGGTAGTAAGAGTTAGTCCACATTCACCCCTTCAAGAACTCATACCAATTATCTGTAGTAAATGTGAGTTTGATCCTTCACACACTCTGCTGTTGAAGAATTACCAGTCTCAAGAAGCCCTTGATGTGACAAAATCTCTTAATGACCTTGGACTAAGAGAATTATATGCCATGGATATCAGTCGAG CCACATCACCAGTTGATTTAAATTTACCGTCTTTGCAAG acTCCTACCAATCTGAAAACTTAGATgttctgaaggagaaagaaaacaaaggatttttcagcttttttcaacgaagcaagaagaaaaaagaacaa gCTGCCAGTGCCCCAGCAACTCCATTGATGAGCAAGCCAAGGCCAACATTTATCACGAGATCTAACACTGTTAGCAAGCAGTATGATTCAAACACTCTGCCATCTGAAATGCCGAAGAAACGGAGAGCTCCTTTACCGCCTATGCCAAATTCTCAGAGCGCTCCCCAGGAACTTGCACAAGCCCAGGTCAGACCGGCATCTGATATTGTGAAATCTAACAGCTTTGATAGGAATGAACAG GCCCCTCTGGAATTAGTACGGAAGGGTTCTCTGCCGCTCAGTGACGCTGCTTCCGTGAACAGCTCTCTACGAAGGATGAAGCGCAAAGCACCCTCACCACCCTCTAGAGCACCAGAAGATCAAAGTGAAAGCAGTAGTGAGACTG TAACAGAGTCAACAGAATCAGTCCCTACTGAAGTGGAAGAAAGAGCCACCGAAATGCAGTCTGAAACAGGTTG tGTAGGTGTAAGGAGCTCAGAGTACAACCTGGAAGAAATTGATGAAAGGGAAGAGATGAGTGTGCAACAGAGAGAGGACAGTGAAAGTACAAATACCTTGCTCAGGATAGGAGAGGTTACTGCAGCCTTCAGCTCTGCTGAGGTACcactggaaactgaaaaaaatgatcCTGCTTCATCAGCTCCAGTTCCTGGCAGTGTTTCTGTAGACAACTCACAAAgcttcaaggaagaaaaacaagaaaatatgaGCACAGATGGCAA AGGACTACAGACTAAGATAAGCAGTGAGCAAGCTGCATTTGAAAAAGACAGGAAGCTTAGAATTTTGgatcaaaacaaaactgatg ATCACAGTGATACAAAACTCCTTCCAACAacagaagaagggaaagaacttcagacagctgaaattaaaacagaagatTTTAGAGAAAATAACAAGCTTGAAGTTGACAGACTATCAAACTGCCAGGCATGTGAATATGACATCTCTGTAAGTCATAGGAATTATCCTCAACTGATTCCAGAAAAGCAAgatcagaaaacaaatcaaaccagCTTGGACACAGTAAAAACTCAGGATGTTGCAATCCAGACAGGTCCATTGGATAGCAATTTGGAAAGGACTACACAGAAAGAAATTGTTGTACCTCAGGGTTGTGAATCATCCACATTTAGAGGACTGGTCCCTCAGCACAACACAGATATAAACAATCCCCTTCTTCAAGTGATGGATGGAATACGAGAGGATGAAGATACTTCTACAGAACAAAATCTTGAGAGACAAGAAGTTACCCATGAAAAAGTAATTCCCATGAAAGATCAGAGTCACGTTTGTTTAAATGGCAGTAATCTTGCTTCACCAGAAACAACTGCAAAAACTCCTGATGGTTCTCCTGTAAAATGTCATGCTCTGTATAGACAGGACACCAAACCTAAACCCAAGCCCGCTAATGAAATTACAAGGGATTACATACCAAAAATTGGAATGACTACTTATAAAATAGTGCCTCCAAAATCCTTAGAAATAATGAAGAGCTGGGAATCAGAAATTCCATCGGATTATAAGGATCAAGAGATATCTACTTTGGAAAACTCTCTGAAGCATGAAGACCCCAAAGAATTCATAGTGAAAGCTGAAATTCCTCATCTTCCAAAAAGTGTGGGTCATTCACAGGCTGGTTCACAAAATGAACCTGCAGCAGCAAATGATGTGCTGCACAGACTGAACAGCATTTCTGAACGTGTTGTGACGTCTGGAGCTGAGATTATTTCTGAGAGCAATTGGACGGAAACACAGTCTTCCAAACAGCGTGTCCCACTGATGCTAAGCTTGGATAATACAAATCCTTCTTCTGAGACTCAGGACAAGTCAAGTGCATTAAGTCCTACAACAAAGCCTAGTTCTTTTTATCTGCAGATGCAACGAAGAGCTTCAGGTCATTATGTGACATCTGCAATTGCCAGAAGTACAGTTTGTGCTCCTAATTCCATTCAAAATGAAGCTAAGAATAcagaggtgggaaaaaaaatctcatcacCTGATCCAACTTCTTTGTCTTTACATAAAACAAGtacttctcctcctccagcagatgaagaaaaagttgatgatggaaaaaaaattgaatctTCCACTTCTGCTGTTAAAAGCAATAAACCTCCAAGTTTTCCCTCCTGTCCACCAGCACCATTGAACCTAAGAACTCTAAGAACTTTTGCAGTTCCAAAGCCGTACTCCAGTTCGAGACCATCCCCTTTTGCTCTTGCTGTCTCATCCGCAGTCAAAAGGTCACAATCATTCAATAAGATGCGTACAATCACTAGTCAGGCACCGAAAGAGGAATTTCCTGGTGAAGTCTCCTCTGCTGCTTCAGCAGCTGAATCCTCCTCACCTACCTCCGTGCCTCAAGTGAAAAATCCTTCCTTACAGACCATAACAGGGGGGTCACAAAATAGTCTAATGAATAAG AAAGGCAGCAATGTGAATACTGAGCAGAAGAGTCAGGCGCAGTCAGGTGCTTCCACTGACCACCCACCCCCTGTCACTAAGAGACAAACCACGATGACGTTCCAGTGCTCTGACCCAGAACAGATCCACCAGAGCTTGCTGGCTGCAATCCgctctggagaagctgctgcCAAATTGAAAAGG GTTGGTCCTCCATCAAACACCATATCTGTCAATGGAAGAGCCAGGCTTACTCATTTGTATTCCACAGAAGCAAAAGCTGATCACTAG